The Gehongia tenuis DNA window CGGAAGTAACCGATGAGGAAGTCCAGACGGAATATGATAAGCTGCTGGAGAGCCAGAAGGAGGAGTTCACCTCCGATCCCACCAAGTTTTACAATCAATTGAAGCAGGCCCAATCCGCTACTGCATCCACCAGTGATCCTGTTGTCTACCAGGTGAGCGGCTATGTGAACGTGAAGCACGTGCTCATTTCTATGGACGATGAGACGAAGGAGGCGATCACCACTTTGCGCAACGAGGGCAAGGATGAGGAAGCGGACGCCAAGCGTGAAGAGGGGCTCGCTGCCATTAAGGCCAAGGCTGATGATGTTTTGAAGAAGGCGCAGGACGGCGAGGATTTCGATAAGCTTATTGAGGAGTACGGCGAGGATCCGGGCATGAAGGCCAATGTGGTCAAGGATGAGGGCTACATCGTCGGTAAGGACACGGGCTACATGGCGGAATTTGAGGAAGGCGCACTGTCCATGAAGAACGTGGGCGACATCACTATGGTGGCCACGGACTACGGTTATCATGTGATGCAGCTTGTCAAGGTGTACGAAGAGGGTCCCGTGGAGATGAACGACGAAACCCGCGCTTCCCTGGAGGCGGCCATCCGTTCCACCAAGGCTACCGCCGAGTGGAACACCATTTTGGCCGAATACGAACGCAACGCTGAGATCAAGACCTATCCCAAGCGCCTGTAATCGATAGAAAAGAATAAGCGGCAGAGCTTTG harbors:
- a CDS encoding peptidylprolyl isomerase yields the protein MNRWVKAIGLVSAIALLTSACSLIEIDAEKDAKTVVAVVNGEEVYKGEVLEQYNSYNSYYNFEDGTEESNDLKAEVLDAVVKQKLTSQYLKNEKAVDKLTDEEKAEAEATADETINNATGYTSLLTKYEEEAKEDPSIDPEAKAREEADKMIQEQYGITREQAYEEQYLEQARLKILDELGEAAEVTDEEVQTEYDKLLESQKEEFTSDPTKFYNQLKQAQSATASTSDPVVYQVSGYVNVKHVLISMDDETKEAITTLRNEGKDEEADAKREEGLAAIKAKADDVLKKAQDGEDFDKLIEEYGEDPGMKANVVKDEGYIVGKDTGYMAEFEEGALSMKNVGDITMVATDYGYHVMQLVKVYEEGPVEMNDETRASLEAAIRSTKATAEWNTILAEYERNAEIKTYPKRL